TTTTTGATACTTTAAAAACCAATCATTTCATTTAGCTGTCCtatattaacttaaaaaaattaatgacgcttttaagtatgaaattaaatataatagaaaaacttATCCTCTCTACTGAATGTAATggaaagttaaattatttatttcagggTGATGGTGCCGCAGcacaaaatgaaaatgaatgcGAACATGATAATTATCAAGGAGATACAAACATATcacatagatattatttaaaaatcgaaattgatataatattccTTATTCTTTTAGGTTTAGGTCTTTGCACCAGATTGTATAACTTAGACAATCCTCATTACAttgtgtaagttttttttataaatctcttatcaatacataaataataataattcaaaggcattattttcaaatcacGTTTGATTAAAGCAATACCCATAAAGttctttacttttattttaaattttaagtgatAATAATTTGTGCTTTGCTCTTGaagcttaattaaatttgtactttaatacatatttaatataaattaatgttaattttcagttttgaCGAACTACACTATGGTAGATATGTATCACTTTATACAAAAGGGGTTTTCTTTTTTGATGCTCATCCACCATTAGGGaaacagttattatatttagctGGTCGAGTGGCTGGCTATGATGGGAATTTCACATTTGATAGAATAGGATCTCCATATACAGAAAATGTACCTGTAACAGCTTTAAGAATTATACCAGCAATTAGTGGGAGTCTTCTTGTTGCACTTTCATATCAATTTATGTTAGAGACTTCAGTACACCAAGGGACTGCTGTATTAGCTGctttattggttttatttggtatgtgtaataaaaatctcttaatatatatataaattatgtgtcaCATTGTCTGTCCGCGATTGCCTCCTAAAGTACTcaactaattttaatcaaatttgcacaccatgtgcagatTGATCCGACTACATAGATacaatagattatattttttcaattatgtcAAATGACTACCTGTGCGGAGCCGGGGCATGCAgctagtgttttataaaatatagttacctaaataaacatatacaagtttatttctttccaaattaaaaactatattcaaatatgaatttttcttataacatGAGCTAGGCTATCacatgtattttgtaatataaatatgtttttcattttgcaGAAAATAGTCTTCTCACCCAATCCAGATTCATGTTGTTAGAAAGTATACAAATTTTGTTTGGAATGTGGGGAACTTTGAGTGTTATTAAAAGCACAAGGAAAACTGGCCTAGCTTCAATTTTATGGCTTTGTATAGGAGCAGTGTCACTTGGATGTTGTTTCTCGTAAGTTAACAGATATggcatttattttctaatttgtctttattgaagtatttgttatatattactttatatatatattattcttttacagcataaaatattcagggttttacacatattttttggCATTTATTTTGGTTGGTCGTCAAATGTGGAACAGAATAGGCCAAGTTGAATCTACCTTACGCCTTGCAATGTCGGTATTATGGAGAGTAGCTATATTGATCGCAATACCTCTCAGTGTGTATGTGGGTGTTTTTTATGCACACTTGGCTATGCTACCCAAAGCTGGACCTCATGATAGCGTTATGTCTAGTGCATTCCAAGCATCATTACAAGGAGGCCTTGCTAGTATAACTAGAGGACAACCATTACATGTTGCACACGGTTCCCAGATAACATTAAggtatataatcataaattaaatggtttattattttgtgttaatgATAGTTacgtgtatttaattatagttactTGACccgttttgttattattaaagttgcttttagaatttttatatttattttcgtttcatgaatatgtgtattatgttttaacatCGTTTAGACATTCCCACGGTCGCACATGCTGGCTGCACTCGCACGCGCATGTGTACCCGGTCCGCTACTCGGACGGGCGCGGCTCCTCCCACCAGCAGCAGGTCACTTGCTACAGCTTCAAGGACGTGAACAACTGGTGGATAGTGAAGCGACCCGACGTGTCGTCGCTCACCGTGTCGTACCCGCCGGACGCGATACGACACGGCGATATCGTGCAGCTGGTGCACGGGCTCACCACTAGAGCGCTCAACTCGCACGACGTGGCTGCAGCTGTGACGCCGCAATCACAGGTGCTTTAAGACTGCTATTCAAATGTTTGAAGGAAAGTAATATCGACATAATCTACAGAAATATATGTGAATACCAactgttttgttttacaaGGAAACTGGGAGGCTTATTCT
The Zerene cesonia ecotype Mississippi chromosome 1, Zerene_cesonia_1.1, whole genome shotgun sequence DNA segment above includes these coding regions:
- the LOC119840900 gene encoding protein O-mannosyltransferase 1 — protein: MDLESTKAIKNRKNRKEHSKQNEVRKVYETENCEQSLKLLKREVGDGAAAQNENECEHDNYQGDTNISHRYYLKIEIDIIFLILLGLGLCTRLYNLDNPHYIVFDELHYGRYVSLYTKGVFFFDAHPPLGKQLLYLAGRVAGYDGNFTFDRIGSPYTENVPVTALRIIPAISGSLLVALSYQFMLETSVHQGTAVLAALLVLFENSLLTQSRFMLLESIQILFGMWGTLSVIKSTRKTGLASILWLCIGAVSLGCCFSIKYSGFYTYFLAFILVGRQMWNRIGQVESTLRLAMSVLWRVAILIAIPLSVYVGVFYAHLAMLPKAGPHDSVMSSAFQASLQGGLASITRGQPLHVAHGSQITLRHSHGRTCWLHSHAHVYPVRYSDGRGSSHQQQVTCYSFKDVNNWWIVKRPDVSSLTVSYPPDAIRHGDIVQLVHGLTTRALNSHDVAAAVTPQSQEVSCYIDYNVSMPAQNLWRVEIVNRESEEATWDSIHSLVRLIHVPSGSALRFSGRQLPAWGFHQHEVVADKVTDHQDTVWNVEEHRYSKSEDRRERERELVSAEMIPTAATRLSFWAKFVELQRKMAAHAADAPHGHMFASEPHHWPLLQRSIAYWLSPDSNAQVHLIGNLVTWYAGTLSVLLYGAFLVLYAIRTRRAITDLPPRASQKFYDAGCILFLGYWLHYIPFFFMDRTLFLHHYLPAYMFKILLLSFVVDHIYYIIQKRERTRSFAHIFIFCIAIWLAYVILTFKKFSVLSYGNTDLTEVDLMNLRWKDTWDFILHKK